The Anaplasmataceae bacterium AB001_6 genome has a segment encoding these proteins:
- a CDS encoding D-alanyl-D-alanine carboxypeptidase, which translates to MNFNIKSFLYVSFVVFSFIWRLDCFAKSNDIETSAEYAVIIDDLTGQILFEKNSRESIMPASMSKLMTLYLVFSAIDAGQISLDDKFTVSEEAWKLGGSTMFLEIGEKIKIIDLIRGAIIVSGNDATVTLAEGLSGSQELFVKKMNEIAPSLGLMDSHFTNVSGWPDACHQMSIMDIAKLSKKIFDDFPQYRYLFLEKGLKHNSIYQPNTNTLLKSDLIIDGLKTGSSSVTGFGITVTAVSKKGRRVFVVLHGLKNKSERDLEAKKLLNYALNMFDNKTVVQNGSVVFKVDITGAKEDFIDVISTKDINIVHSIYDVNKPKINIHYTNNIPAPIRRGDNLGFIEIEYSKDNIEKTYFFAQQDIKQVNWFYRKIKGIFMNN; encoded by the coding sequence ATGAATTTTAATATTAAAAGTTTTTTATACGTATCTTTTGTTGTTTTTTCTTTTATATGGAGGCTTGACTGTTTTGCAAAATCTAATGATATTGAAACTTCAGCAGAGTATGCAGTTATTATTGACGATTTAACAGGGCAAATTTTGTTCGAGAAGAATTCTCGAGAGTCTATCATGCCTGCATCTATGAGTAAGTTAATGACACTATATTTGGTCTTTTCTGCTATAGATGCTGGTCAAATTTCCTTAGATGATAAATTTACTGTAAGTGAAGAAGCGTGGAAATTAGGTGGCTCTACAATGTTTCTTGAAATAGGAGAAAAGATAAAAATTATCGATTTAATTAGAGGAGCTATAATTGTTTCTGGAAATGATGCAACTGTCACTCTTGCAGAAGGCTTGAGTGGATCACAAGAATTATTCGTAAAAAAAATGAATGAAATAGCGCCATCTTTGGGACTTATGGATTCTCATTTTACTAATGTTAGCGGTTGGCCTGACGCGTGTCATCAGATGTCTATTATGGATATAGCTAAGCTATCAAAGAAAATTTTTGATGATTTTCCACAATATAGATATTTATTTTTGGAAAAAGGTTTGAAGCATAATTCTATCTATCAACCCAATACTAATACCTTGCTTAAATCAGATTTAATAATCGATGGTTTAAAAACAGGCAGTAGTAGTGTTACTGGTTTTGGGATAACTGTAACAGCAGTTAGTAAAAAAGGTAGAAGAGTATTTGTTGTTTTGCATGGCTTAAAAAATAAGTCAGAAAGGGATTTAGAGGCGAAAAAATTATTAAATTATGCACTTAATATGTTTGATAATAAAACTGTTGTGCAAAATGGAAGTGTAGTTTTTAAGGTAGATATAACAGGAGCAAAAGAAGACTTTATAGATGTTATAAGTACAAAAGATATTAATATTGTTCATTCTATATATGATGTTAATAAACCTAAGATAAATATTCATTATACGAATAATATCCCAGCGCCAATACGTAGAGGTGATAATTTGGGTTTTATAGAAATTGAATATTCTAAAGATAATATAGAAAAAACGTATTTTTTTGCTCAACAAGATATAAAGCAAGTAAATTGGTTTTATCGCAAGATAAAAGGAATATTTATGAATAATTAA
- the ruvA gene encoding Holliday junction branch migration protein RuvA codes for MIGKISGIITEIYKEYVLLTVHDISYVIYLPKNIMQKVKIGERHQFYITHHFYEGGQKLYGLIEKSEQVLLEKLATVSGISYKIALNLLGNLTSEEIITAIKNSDENVLKIPGIGNKIAKRLITELKDFCLQMQGHIQSVSIAKDETLSSIKDEAISALLNLGYKSKEAELIVQKTMNNLNKETKVDEIVKESLRNLLHAKS; via the coding sequence ATGATTGGTAAAATATCAGGAATAATTACAGAGATATATAAAGAATATGTTTTACTTACAGTACATGACATAAGTTACGTAATATATCTCCCGAAAAATATTATGCAAAAAGTAAAAATCGGAGAGCGTCACCAATTTTATATTACCCATCATTTTTATGAAGGTGGTCAAAAACTTTATGGATTAATTGAAAAATCCGAACAAGTATTATTAGAAAAATTGGCAACAGTCAGCGGCATAAGCTATAAAATAGCACTAAATTTGCTAGGAAATTTAACATCAGAGGAAATAATTACAGCAATTAAGAATTCTGATGAAAACGTACTAAAGATCCCAGGTATAGGAAATAAAATTGCAAAAAGACTCATAACTGAACTTAAGGATTTCTGCTTACAAATGCAAGGGCATATACAATCGGTCAGTATAGCTAAAGATGAAACTTTATCCAGTATAAAAGACGAAGCAATTTCTGCATTATTAAATTTAGGATACAAAAGCAAAGAAGCCGAATTAATAGTACAAAAAACAATGAATAACCTAAACAAAGAA